One Ictalurus furcatus strain D&B chromosome 24, Billie_1.0, whole genome shotgun sequence DNA segment encodes these proteins:
- the cbx3a gene encoding chromobox protein homolog 3a isoform X3, with product MEPMDTTRVKQSLNTTGLVRTSSEKSKAEDRLGMGKKQTSKSKKEMEEPEEFVVEKVMDQRLVNGKVEFFLKWKGFPDSDNTWEPEENLDCPELIAAFLESQKGVVEKPDSNKRKSSTDEPETEENKAKKKKELNEKPRGFARNLEPERIIGATDSSGELMFLMKWKDSDEADLVPAREANTHCPQVVIAFYEERLTWHSCPEDEQH from the exons ATGGAACCGATGGACACTACGCGCGTCAAGCAATCCCTTAATACAACGGGACTGGTTcggacgagctcagaaaaaagCAAAGCCGAAGACAGA CTTGGTATGGGAAAGAAGCAGACCAGCAAATCCAAGAAGGAGATGGAGGAGCCAGAAGAGTTTGTGGTGGAGAAGGTAATGGACCAGCGGTTGGTGAATGGAAAAGTCGAGTTTTTCCTCAAGTGGAAAGGCTTCCCAGA TTCTGATAACACTTGGGAGCCTGAAGAAAATCTCGACTGTCCTGAGTTAATTGCTGCCTTCCTGGAGTCACAGAAAGGCGTGGTTGAGAAGCCTGACTCCAATAAGAGGAAGTCTTCCACAGATGAGCCAGAGACTGAGGAGAACAAagccaagaagaagaaagagttG AATGAAAAACCAAGGGGGTTTGCCAGGAACCTGGAACCGGAGCGGATCATAGGGGCAACAGATAGCAGTGGAGAACTGATGTTTCTGATGAAATG GAAGGATTCAGATGAGGCAGACCTGGTGCCAGCACGAGAGGCTAATACACACTGCCCACAGGTGGTCATTGCTTTCTATGAGGAGAGGTTAACCTGGCACTCATGCCCAGAGGATGAACAGCATTAG
- the cbx3a gene encoding chromobox protein homolog 3a isoform X1, which produces MREDLIEPSTPTGRRLLKKGAVPTLFQWNNYSTSAPSSTGLWQRREADTPQNGDPVSVDVQHQEHDYCYLVPAEVDPALDQTEDPQKDVECLRRQVEELSVGFTNADNPKSQHKILDKSALCKLGMGKKQTSKSKKEMEEPEEFVVEKVMDQRLVNGKVEFFLKWKGFPDSDNTWEPEENLDCPELIAAFLESQKGVVEKPDSNKRKSSTDEPETEENKAKKKKELNEKPRGFARNLEPERIIGATDSSGELMFLMKWKDSDEADLVPAREANTHCPQVVIAFYEERLTWHSCPEDEQH; this is translated from the exons ATGCGTGAAGATTTGATTGAGCCATCCACTCCCACCGGACGCCGATTACTGAAGAAAGGAGCTGTACCCACTCTGTTCCAGTGGAACAACTATTCCACTTCAGCACCAAGCAGCACCGGGCTATGGCAGAGGAGAGAAGCTGACACTCCACAAAACGGAGATCCTGTGTCTGTGGACGTCCAGCATCAGGAGCATGATTATTGTTATCTCGTTCCGGCAGAAGTTGATCCTGCTTTAGATCAGACTGAAGATCCCCAAAAGGACGTGGAGTGTCTGAGGAGACAGGTGGAAGAGCTGTCTGTCGGTTTCACAAACGCAGATAATCCTAAATCCCAACACAAGATTTTGGATAAATCTGCTCTGTGCAAG CTTGGTATGGGAAAGAAGCAGACCAGCAAATCCAAGAAGGAGATGGAGGAGCCAGAAGAGTTTGTGGTGGAGAAGGTAATGGACCAGCGGTTGGTGAATGGAAAAGTCGAGTTTTTCCTCAAGTGGAAAGGCTTCCCAGA TTCTGATAACACTTGGGAGCCTGAAGAAAATCTCGACTGTCCTGAGTTAATTGCTGCCTTCCTGGAGTCACAGAAAGGCGTGGTTGAGAAGCCTGACTCCAATAAGAGGAAGTCTTCCACAGATGAGCCAGAGACTGAGGAGAACAAagccaagaagaagaaagagttG AATGAAAAACCAAGGGGGTTTGCCAGGAACCTGGAACCGGAGCGGATCATAGGGGCAACAGATAGCAGTGGAGAACTGATGTTTCTGATGAAATG GAAGGATTCAGATGAGGCAGACCTGGTGCCAGCACGAGAGGCTAATACACACTGCCCACAGGTGGTCATTGCTTTCTATGAGGAGAGGTTAACCTGGCACTCATGCCCAGAGGATGAACAGCATTAG
- the cbx3a gene encoding chromobox protein homolog 3a isoform X2, translating into MEPMDTTRVKQSLNTTGLVRTSSEKSKAEDRVGSFKLGMGKKQTSKSKKEMEEPEEFVVEKVMDQRLVNGKVEFFLKWKGFPDSDNTWEPEENLDCPELIAAFLESQKGVVEKPDSNKRKSSTDEPETEENKAKKKKELNEKPRGFARNLEPERIIGATDSSGELMFLMKWKDSDEADLVPAREANTHCPQVVIAFYEERLTWHSCPEDEQH; encoded by the exons ATGGAACCGATGGACACTACGCGCGTCAAGCAATCCCTTAATACAACGGGACTGGTTcggacgagctcagaaaaaagCAAAGCCGAAGACAGAGTCGGTTCTTTTAAA CTTGGTATGGGAAAGAAGCAGACCAGCAAATCCAAGAAGGAGATGGAGGAGCCAGAAGAGTTTGTGGTGGAGAAGGTAATGGACCAGCGGTTGGTGAATGGAAAAGTCGAGTTTTTCCTCAAGTGGAAAGGCTTCCCAGA TTCTGATAACACTTGGGAGCCTGAAGAAAATCTCGACTGTCCTGAGTTAATTGCTGCCTTCCTGGAGTCACAGAAAGGCGTGGTTGAGAAGCCTGACTCCAATAAGAGGAAGTCTTCCACAGATGAGCCAGAGACTGAGGAGAACAAagccaagaagaagaaagagttG AATGAAAAACCAAGGGGGTTTGCCAGGAACCTGGAACCGGAGCGGATCATAGGGGCAACAGATAGCAGTGGAGAACTGATGTTTCTGATGAAATG GAAGGATTCAGATGAGGCAGACCTGGTGCCAGCACGAGAGGCTAATACACACTGCCCACAGGTGGTCATTGCTTTCTATGAGGAGAGGTTAACCTGGCACTCATGCCCAGAGGATGAACAGCATTAG
- the cbx3a gene encoding chromobox protein homolog 3a isoform X4, which produces MGKKQTSKSKKEMEEPEEFVVEKVMDQRLVNGKVEFFLKWKGFPDSDNTWEPEENLDCPELIAAFLESQKGVVEKPDSNKRKSSTDEPETEENKAKKKKELNEKPRGFARNLEPERIIGATDSSGELMFLMKWKDSDEADLVPAREANTHCPQVVIAFYEERLTWHSCPEDEQH; this is translated from the exons ATGGGAAAGAAGCAGACCAGCAAATCCAAGAAGGAGATGGAGGAGCCAGAAGAGTTTGTGGTGGAGAAGGTAATGGACCAGCGGTTGGTGAATGGAAAAGTCGAGTTTTTCCTCAAGTGGAAAGGCTTCCCAGA TTCTGATAACACTTGGGAGCCTGAAGAAAATCTCGACTGTCCTGAGTTAATTGCTGCCTTCCTGGAGTCACAGAAAGGCGTGGTTGAGAAGCCTGACTCCAATAAGAGGAAGTCTTCCACAGATGAGCCAGAGACTGAGGAGAACAAagccaagaagaagaaagagttG AATGAAAAACCAAGGGGGTTTGCCAGGAACCTGGAACCGGAGCGGATCATAGGGGCAACAGATAGCAGTGGAGAACTGATGTTTCTGATGAAATG GAAGGATTCAGATGAGGCAGACCTGGTGCCAGCACGAGAGGCTAATACACACTGCCCACAGGTGGTCATTGCTTTCTATGAGGAGAGGTTAACCTGGCACTCATGCCCAGAGGATGAACAGCATTAG